Proteins encoded together in one Nitrospirota bacterium window:
- a CDS encoding type II toxin-antitoxin system RelE/ParE family toxin produces the protein MARRLVVQPQSDLDIQAATVWYEDQQSGLGARFLNELDQLFLRIVANPRQFPRVDDEVHPALLRHFPYGVYFHAEEASINVLAVLHLHRHPEMWKSRN, from the coding sequence ATGGCACGGCGGCTTGTCGTTCAGCCCCAGTCTGACCTCGACATCCAAGCAGCCACCGTGTGGTACGAAGACCAGCAGTCTGGCTTAGGAGCGAGGTTCCTCAATGAGCTTGACCAGTTGTTTCTTCGTATCGTAGCCAATCCCCGACAGTTCCCACGCGTGGACGATGAGGTGCACCCTGCGTTGCTCCGTCACTTTCCCTATGGCGTGTACTTCCATGCAGAAGAAGCGAGTATCAACGTGCTGGCTGTTCTGCATCTGCATCGACATCCGGAGATGTGGAAAAGTCGAAATTAG
- a CDS encoding nucleotidyltransferase domain-containing protein, whose amino-acid sequence MGISQEKIGEFCRHHHIRKLSLFGSVLREDYRSDSDVDVLVEFEPGRGPGFIGLMKMEKELSLLLGGRKVDLVTEKFLNRRMRNRVLADAEIQYAEG is encoded by the coding sequence ATCGGTATTTCCCAAGAGAAAATAGGGGAATTCTGCCGTCATCATCACATTCGGAAACTATCACTGTTTGGTTCAGTGCTCCGCGAGGATTACCGGTCGGACAGTGATGTTGATGTGTTGGTGGAGTTTGAGCCGGGCCGTGGACCGGGCTTCATTGGCTTGATGAAGATGGAGAAGGAACTTTCTCTCCTATTAGGCGGCCGAAAAGTTGATCTGGTTACGGAGAAGTTTCTGAACCGCAGGATGCGGAATCGGGTACTGGCCGATGCCGAGATTCAGTATGCCGAAGGATGA
- a CDS encoding GNAT family N-acetyltransferase, with amino-acid sequence MTRKIEKLQRDHAVEAFDCGNKDLNRFLQQYALLNQNNGASQTYVGLADQAIIGYYSLAVGSVAYEKAPERVIKGLAHHSIPIMLLARLAVDYHWQKQGIGAALLKDAMLRTLQAADIAGIRAFVVHAKDDRAKGFYERFDFLPSPSDPLHLFILLKDVRKIAS; translated from the coding sequence TTGACTCGAAAGATCGAAAAGCTTCAGCGAGATCACGCCGTAGAAGCATTCGACTGTGGCAATAAAGATCTGAATCGCTTTCTGCAACAATACGCATTGCTCAATCAAAATAATGGCGCATCACAAACCTACGTGGGGTTAGCCGATCAAGCCATTATAGGCTATTACTCCCTTGCGGTAGGATCGGTAGCGTATGAAAAGGCACCAGAACGAGTGATCAAAGGACTCGCGCATCACTCCATTCCCATCATGCTACTTGCTCGACTCGCCGTAGACTACCATTGGCAGAAACAAGGGATCGGGGCTGCGCTTCTGAAAGATGCCATGCTACGGACACTTCAAGCCGCCGACATTGCAGGAATTCGTGCCTTCGTGGTTCACGCGAAAGACGATAGAGCCAAAGGATTCTATGAGCGCTTCGATTTCCTGCCTTCACCAAGTGATCCCTTGCATCTCTTCATCCTTCTCAAAGACGTTCGAAAAATAGCCTCCTAG
- a CDS encoding DUF86 domain-containing protein encodes MPKDEFVYVGHMLDKAHDALSLVRGKTRHDYDRDTALRLALTHLIQVIGEAARRVPLQFRERHPEIPWDAIAGMRSKIVHDYMNVDEDIVWESVTQELQPLIEELKKVLPSESI; translated from the coding sequence ATGCCGAAGGATGAATTTGTCTATGTCGGCCATATGCTGGATAAGGCTCACGACGCGCTCTCGTTGGTTCGTGGAAAGACCCGTCACGATTACGATCGTGACACCGCCCTCCGCTTAGCGCTCACTCATCTCATTCAGGTGATCGGCGAAGCTGCTCGCCGCGTGCCTTTGCAGTTCCGCGAAAGGCACCCGGAAATTCCGTGGGATGCCATTGCTGGCATGCGGAGCAAGATTGTGCACGATTACATGAATGTAGATGAGGATATCGTATGGGAGTCCGTGACACAGGAGCTTCAACCCCTGATCGAAGAACTGAAGAAAGTCCTTCCATCCGAAAGCATCTGA
- a CDS encoding DUF1778 domain-containing protein: protein MSARALRTEKLDLRVSRSAKRTLEAAASVSHRSVSAFVLESALARADETLADRRTFSLNKAQWTEFLNALDAPTRPLPHLQRLLTEPGFFDAAPLPTTTEER from the coding sequence ATGTCAGCGCGTGCACTTCGTACTGAAAAACTGGATCTTCGGGTGAGCCGCTCAGCCAAACGGACGCTGGAAGCTGCCGCCTCCGTTTCTCATCGTTCGGTGAGCGCGTTTGTCCTGGAAAGTGCCCTGGCCCGCGCAGATGAAACGTTAGCAGACCGCCGCACATTCAGTCTGAACAAAGCTCAATGGACTGAGTTCCTGAATGCACTTGATGCTCCGACTCGCCCTCTCCCTCACTTGCAGCGTCTGTTGACTGAACCTGGGTTCTTTGACGCGGCCCCTCTCCCCACTACCACAGAAGAGCGTTGA
- a CDS encoding P-II family nitrogen regulator yields the protein MKMIEAIMQPFKMGDVKQALVKLGVEGMTVTDVQGYGHQKPGRETYKGIEYTATFVPKMKIELVVEDHLVQDVVDTITRYAKTDGPGDGRIFVMDLVAAVRIKTGPMFEPTLAG from the coding sequence ATGAAGATGATTGAAGCCATCATGCAGCCGTTCAAAATGGGTGACGTCAAGCAGGCCTTGGTGAAACTGGGTGTGGAAGGCATGACGGTCACGGACGTCCAAGGATACGGACACCAGAAGCCGGGTCGGGAAACCTATAAGGGCATCGAGTATACCGCCACCTTTGTGCCCAAGATGAAAATCGAATTAGTCGTCGAGGATCATCTGGTACAGGATGTGGTCGACACCATTACGCGCTACGCGAAGACCGACGGCCCTGGGGACGGACGGATCTTTGTGATGGATCTCGTCGCGGCGGTGCGGATCAAGACCGGCCCGATGTTCGAACCAACGCTGGCAGGGTGA